A window from Burkholderiales bacterium encodes these proteins:
- the dhlB gene encoding haloacid dehalogenase: MTNRIKALVFDAYGTLYDVHSVVARCDQRFPGQGQALSQTWRQKQLEYTWLKSLMGEYEDFWAITEKALTYACRHLGLACDNATRARLLDAYLHLEPYPEVAEALEALRGRPLAILSNGSPRMLLDLVRNTGLEPKFKAILSVDELKIFKPHPSVYALAPARLGVDKHEVGFVSSNYWDVVGAKAFGFHVFWINRFDATPDELGHSPDAVLKALTELTQHVR, translated from the coding sequence ATGACGAACCGGATCAAGGCCCTGGTTTTCGACGCCTACGGCACGCTCTACGACGTGCACTCGGTGGTCGCCCGGTGCGACCAGCGCTTCCCCGGTCAGGGACAGGCCTTGAGCCAGACCTGGCGGCAAAAGCAACTGGAATACACCTGGCTCAAAAGCCTCATGGGGGAATACGAGGACTTCTGGGCCATCACCGAGAAGGCCCTGACCTACGCCTGCCGTCACCTGGGCCTTGCCTGCGACAACGCCACCCGCGCCCGGCTCTTGGACGCTTACCTGCACCTGGAGCCCTACCCAGAAGTGGCGGAGGCGCTGGAGGCCCTGCGAGGGCGGCCGCTGGCGATCCTCTCCAACGGCAGCCCCCGCATGCTGCTGGACCTGGTCCGCAACACGGGGCTCGAGCCCAAGTTCAAGGCGATCCTGTCGGTGGACGAGCTCAAGATCTTCAAGCCCCACCCGTCCGTGTACGCCCTGGCCCCGGCCCGCCTGGGGGTGGACAAGCACGAGGTGGGGTTCGTCTCGTCCAACTACTGGGATGTGGTGGGGGCCAAGGCGTTTGGCTTCCACGTCTTCTGGATCAACCGCTTCGACGCCACGCCCGACGAGTTGGGGCACAGCCCGGACGCGGTGCTGAAGGCCTTGACCGAACTTACCCAGCACGTGCGCTAG